TGCAGGGTCAGTTCCCGGCGTTCCAGGTGCTCCTGCTCGCCGACCAGCACCCGCCGGTTTTCGGCGTCGATGCCGACCACGTAGAGCGGCTGCGGCCAGGCGATCCCCAGCCCGCGGCGCTGGCCGATGGTGTAGCGGTAGGTTCCGAGATGCCGGCCGAGGACCTGCCCGGAGACGTGGACGATCTCGCCGTCGAGCTGCCCCTTGCCCCGCTCTTCCTCGAGGAAGCGCACATAGTCGCCGTCGGGGACGAAACAGATGTCCTGGCTCTCGGCCTTCTCCGCCACCCGCAGGCCGAAGCGGGCGGCATGGCCGCGCACCTCCTCCTTGGTCATCCCGCCGAGAGGGAAGAGGACGCGGCGCATCTGCTCCTGGTTCAGGGTGAAGAGGAAGTAGCTCTGGTCCTTCTGCGGGTCGAGCCCCTTGCGCAGGGCAAAGCCCCCCGTCTCCTCGACGATGCGGGCGTAGTGCCCGGTGGCCAGGCAGTCGGCTTCCAGCTCCCGGGCCCGGCGCAGCAGCAGCTCGAACTTGAGCACCTGGTTGCAAAGCACGCAGGGGTTGGGAGTGCGGCCGGCGAAATAGTCGTCGCAGAAGCGGTCGATCACCTGCCGCTGGAAATCCTTCTCGAAGTTGACCACGTAGAAGGGGATGCCGAGCCCCTCGGCTACCCGGCGGGCGTCGTAGACGTCGTCCAGTGAGCAGCAGGTGCCGAAGGTCTCGCCGTTCGCCGCCGCGAAGGTGGAGTAGTCCCAGATCTGCATGGTCATGCCGATCACCTCGTGACCCTGCTCCCTGAGCAGGGCCGCGGCCACCGACGAGTCGACCCCGCCGCTCATGGCGACGACGATGCGTTTTTTAGATGCGGACATGAAAAA
The DNA window shown above is from Desulfuromonadales bacterium and carries:
- the mnmA gene encoding tRNA 2-thiouridine(34) synthase MnmA, with the protein product MSASKKRIVVAMSGGVDSSVAAALLREQGHEVIGMTMQIWDYSTFAAANGETFGTCCSLDDVYDARRVAEGLGIPFYVVNFEKDFQRQVIDRFCDDYFAGRTPNPCVLCNQVLKFELLLRRARELEADCLATGHYARIVEETGGFALRKGLDPQKDQSYFLFTLNQEQMRRVLFPLGGMTKEEVRGHAARFGLRVAEKAESQDICFVPDGDYVRFLEEERGKGQLDGEIVHVSGQVLGRHLGTYRYTIGQRRGLGIAWPQPLYVVGIDAENRRVLVGEQEHLERRELTLHGVNWSSGEAPAREIRARCRIRYRHQEVPALITPLPGGRAQVVFDEPQRGVTPGQAAVIYDGDRVLGGGWIE